A genomic region of Ictidomys tridecemlineatus isolate mIctTri1 chromosome 10, mIctTri1.hap1, whole genome shotgun sequence contains the following coding sequences:
- the Kin gene encoding DNA/RNA-binding protein KIN17 isoform X2, translating into MGKSDFLTPKAIANRIKSKGLQKLRWYCQMCQKQCRDENGFKCHCMSESHQRQLLLASENPQQFMDYFSEEFRNDFLELLRRRFGTKRVHNNIVYNEYISHREHIHMNATQWETLTDFTKWLGREGLCKVDETPKGWYIQYIDRDPETIRRQLELEKKKKQDLDDEEKTAKFIEEQVRRGLEGKEQEVPVFTELSRENDEEKVTFNLNKGACSSAGATSSKSGSLGPSALKTLGSTASVKRKESSQSSAQSKEKKKKKSALDEIMEIEEEKKRTARTDYWLQPEIIVKIITKKLGEKYHKKKGIVKGPLKGRRVEGIQYEDISKLA; encoded by the exons ATGGGGAAGTCAGATTTTCTTACCCCCAAAGCCATCGCCAACCGGATCAAATCCAAAGGACTTCAGAAGCTGCGTTGGTATTGCCAAATGTGCCAGAAGCAGTGCCGGGACGAG AATGGCTTCAAGTGTCATTGTATGTCTGAATCTCATCAGAGACAGCTATTACTTGCTTCCGAAAATCCTCAGCAGTTTATGGATTATTTTTCAGA GGAATTCCGAAATGACTTTCTAGAACTTCTCAGAAGACGCTTTG GCACTAAGAGAGTCCACAACAACATTGTCTACAATGAATACATCAGCCACAGAGAGCACATCCACATGAATGCCACTCAGTGGGAAACACTGACTGATTTTACCAAGTGGCTGGGCAGAGAAG gCTTGTGCAAAGTGGATGAGACACCAAAAGGCTGGTATATTCAGTATATAGATAGAGACCCCGAAACTATCCGCCGCCAACTGGAactagagaaaaagaagaagcaagaCCTCGATGATGAGGAAAAAACTGCCAAATTTATTGAAGAACAAGTGAGAAGAGGTCTAGAAGGAAAAGAACAG gaGGTCCCTGTTTTTACAGAATTAAGCAGAGAAAATGATGAAGAGAAAG tcaCATTTAACCTGAATAAAGGAGCATGTAGCTCAGCAGGAGCAACATCTTCCAAATCAGG TTCTTTAGGACCAAGTGCACTCAAGACACTAGGGAGTACAGCTTCAGTGAAACGAAAAGAATCTTCCCAGAGCTCAGCTCAatctaaagaaaagaagaagaagaaatctgcACTCGATGAAATCATGGAG attgaagaggaaaagaaacGAACAGCCCGAACAGATTACTGGCTACAGCCT GAAATCATTGTGAAAATTATAACCAAAAAACTTGGAGAGAAGTATCACAAGAAAAAGGGTATCGTTAAG gGCCCTTTAAAAGGACGAAGAGTTGAAGGAATTCAATATGAAGACATTTCTAAACTTGCCTGA
- the Kin gene encoding DNA/RNA-binding protein KIN17 isoform X1 codes for MGKSDFLTPKAIANRIKSKGLQKLRWYCQMCQKQCRDENGFKCHCMSESHQRQLLLASENPQQFMDYFSEEFRNDFLELLRRRFGTKRVHNNIVYNEYISHREHIHMNATQWETLTDFTKWLGREGLCKVDETPKGWYIQYIDRDPETIRRQLELEKKKKQDLDDEEKTAKFIEEQVRRGLEGKEQEVPVFTELSRENDEEKVTFNLNKGACSSAGATSSKSGSLGPSALKTLGSTASVKRKESSQSSAQSKEKKKKKSALDEIMEIEEEKKRTARTDYWLQPEIIVKIITKKLGEKYHKKKGIVKEVIDKYTAVVKMIDSGDKLKLDQTHLETVIPAPGKRILVLNGGYRGNEGTLESINEKTFSATIVIETGPLKGRRVEGIQYEDISKLA; via the exons ATGGGGAAGTCAGATTTTCTTACCCCCAAAGCCATCGCCAACCGGATCAAATCCAAAGGACTTCAGAAGCTGCGTTGGTATTGCCAAATGTGCCAGAAGCAGTGCCGGGACGAG AATGGCTTCAAGTGTCATTGTATGTCTGAATCTCATCAGAGACAGCTATTACTTGCTTCCGAAAATCCTCAGCAGTTTATGGATTATTTTTCAGA GGAATTCCGAAATGACTTTCTAGAACTTCTCAGAAGACGCTTTG GCACTAAGAGAGTCCACAACAACATTGTCTACAATGAATACATCAGCCACAGAGAGCACATCCACATGAATGCCACTCAGTGGGAAACACTGACTGATTTTACCAAGTGGCTGGGCAGAGAAG gCTTGTGCAAAGTGGATGAGACACCAAAAGGCTGGTATATTCAGTATATAGATAGAGACCCCGAAACTATCCGCCGCCAACTGGAactagagaaaaagaagaagcaagaCCTCGATGATGAGGAAAAAACTGCCAAATTTATTGAAGAACAAGTGAGAAGAGGTCTAGAAGGAAAAGAACAG gaGGTCCCTGTTTTTACAGAATTAAGCAGAGAAAATGATGAAGAGAAAG tcaCATTTAACCTGAATAAAGGAGCATGTAGCTCAGCAGGAGCAACATCTTCCAAATCAGG TTCTTTAGGACCAAGTGCACTCAAGACACTAGGGAGTACAGCTTCAGTGAAACGAAAAGAATCTTCCCAGAGCTCAGCTCAatctaaagaaaagaagaagaagaaatctgcACTCGATGAAATCATGGAG attgaagaggaaaagaaacGAACAGCCCGAACAGATTACTGGCTACAGCCT GAAATCATTGTGAAAATTATAACCAAAAAACTTGGAGAGAAGTATCACAAGAAAAAGGGTATCGTTAAG GAAGTAATTGACAAATATACAGCTGTTGTAAAGATGATTGATTCTGGAGACAAGCTGAAACTTGACCAGACTCATTTAGAGACAGTAATTCCAGCACCAG GGAAAAGAATTCTGGTTTTAAATGGAGGGTACAGAGGAAATGAAGGTACCCTAGAATCCATCAATGAGAAAACATTCTCAGCTACAATAGTCATTGAAACT gGCCCTTTAAAAGGACGAAGAGTTGAAGGAATTCAATATGAAGACATTTCTAAACTTGCCTGA
- the Kin gene encoding DNA/RNA-binding protein KIN17 isoform X3, with protein sequence MGKSDFLTPKAIANRIKSKGLQKLRWYCQMCQKQCRDENGFKCHCMSESHQRQLLLASENPQQFMDYFSEEFRNDFLELLRRRFGTKRVHNNIVYNEYISHREHIHMNATQWETLTDFTKWLGREGLCKVDETPKGWYIQYIDRDPETIRRQLELEKKKKQDLDDEEKTAKFIEEQVRRGLEGKEQEVPVFTELSRENDEEKVTFNLNKGACSSAGATSSKSGSLGPSALKTLGSTASVKRKESSQSSAQSKEKKKKKSALDEIMEIEEEKKRTARTDYWLQPDLTKLLRLALNLGSSCVSFTNQWDYRCVPPHPSGLYFLYLEMY encoded by the exons ATGGGGAAGTCAGATTTTCTTACCCCCAAAGCCATCGCCAACCGGATCAAATCCAAAGGACTTCAGAAGCTGCGTTGGTATTGCCAAATGTGCCAGAAGCAGTGCCGGGACGAG AATGGCTTCAAGTGTCATTGTATGTCTGAATCTCATCAGAGACAGCTATTACTTGCTTCCGAAAATCCTCAGCAGTTTATGGATTATTTTTCAGA GGAATTCCGAAATGACTTTCTAGAACTTCTCAGAAGACGCTTTG GCACTAAGAGAGTCCACAACAACATTGTCTACAATGAATACATCAGCCACAGAGAGCACATCCACATGAATGCCACTCAGTGGGAAACACTGACTGATTTTACCAAGTGGCTGGGCAGAGAAG gCTTGTGCAAAGTGGATGAGACACCAAAAGGCTGGTATATTCAGTATATAGATAGAGACCCCGAAACTATCCGCCGCCAACTGGAactagagaaaaagaagaagcaagaCCTCGATGATGAGGAAAAAACTGCCAAATTTATTGAAGAACAAGTGAGAAGAGGTCTAGAAGGAAAAGAACAG gaGGTCCCTGTTTTTACAGAATTAAGCAGAGAAAATGATGAAGAGAAAG tcaCATTTAACCTGAATAAAGGAGCATGTAGCTCAGCAGGAGCAACATCTTCCAAATCAGG TTCTTTAGGACCAAGTGCACTCAAGACACTAGGGAGTACAGCTTCAGTGAAACGAAAAGAATCTTCCCAGAGCTCAGCTCAatctaaagaaaagaagaagaagaaatctgcACTCGATGAAATCATGGAG attgaagaggaaaagaaacGAACAGCCCGAACAGATTACTGGCTACAGCCT gacctcactaagttgctgaggctggctttgaacttgggatcttcctgcgtCAGCTTCACAaatcaatgggattacaggtgtgtgccaccacatccgtcaggactatattttttatatttagaaatgtaTTGA